In one Vibrio sp. YMD68 genomic region, the following are encoded:
- a CDS encoding OmpA family protein — protein MKNRLVAIVITSTLLTASSRALSNTYIGAKAGKSWLNQTCLSISKCKAEDKAFGMIMGYDVWETLSIEAGYDELGKFSTSDLPLQRMVAYTVGPKLNIAISDLFFLYTKLGVGIVHYGKEDVYSYLGAAGLEVLSKDNISVRIEYQYLSNIEHDAFVPSANSLTLGLVYNFGGKYEASRLFSAQHDPSETVDKGSDPITPARPTITRETFQTRSLNASNFKSDSAILTEEIKHSLVEISNILNSYKQAKVRLVGHTDSTGSHKYNQFISEQRANAVANELIALGADVGQVIIIGLGENDPVATNTTKLGRAKNRRVEVEIIEFDYQVQH, from the coding sequence ATGAAAAATAGGCTAGTTGCCATAGTGATAACAAGTACATTATTGACCGCATCGAGTCGTGCCTTATCTAACACCTACATCGGTGCTAAAGCGGGTAAATCATGGTTGAACCAAACATGTTTATCAATATCAAAATGCAAAGCTGAAGATAAAGCTTTCGGTATGATCATGGGTTATGACGTGTGGGAAACGCTTTCAATTGAAGCTGGCTATGATGAGCTAGGAAAGTTCTCGACATCCGATCTACCGCTACAGAGAATGGTGGCGTACACAGTGGGACCGAAATTGAACATCGCTATTTCTGACTTGTTTTTTTTATACACGAAGTTAGGAGTAGGGATCGTTCACTATGGTAAAGAAGATGTTTATTCTTATCTAGGGGCGGCAGGATTAGAAGTCCTTTCAAAGGATAATATCTCGGTTCGAATAGAATACCAATATTTAAGTAATATTGAACACGATGCCTTTGTTCCGTCAGCAAATTCTTTAACCCTCGGTCTGGTGTATAATTTTGGCGGGAAATATGAAGCGTCACGCCTTTTTTCTGCACAGCATGATCCAAGTGAAACTGTTGATAAGGGTTCTGATCCAATCACACCAGCGCGTCCTACTATTACTAGAGAAACCTTCCAAACACGCAGTTTGAATGCAAGTAACTTTAAATCGGATAGCGCAATATTAACGGAGGAAATCAAACATAGTCTTGTTGAAATATCTAATATTCTAAATTCATACAAACAAGCCAAGGTGAGATTAGTCGGACATACAGACTCAACAGGATCACATAAGTATAATCAGTTTATTTCTGAGCAACGCGCGAATGCTGTTGCGAATGAGTTAATAGCATTGGGTGCTGATGTGGGGCAGGTAATAATCATAGGCTTAGGAGAAAATGACCCTGTGGCCACGAATACAACCAAGCTTGGGCGTGCGAAAAACCGCCGTGTAGAAGTGGAAATTATTGAGTTTGATTACCAAGTTCAACATTGA
- a CDS encoding helix-turn-helix domain-containing protein, which produces MIVELNHGTLKINVYSSHFNQTAAPKTSIEAQLNQSEYLLLLTLFSNMGQHMTKHQLKLTGWPNTMVCDNSLNMAIMTLRNKLYELGNFWEISTIYRVGYSLNIHSDYKRVNIETNLFLGNSSKEINPSVTDFLTF; this is translated from the coding sequence ATGATAGTAGAATTGAACCATGGGACGCTTAAAATCAATGTGTACAGCAGTCATTTTAACCAAACTGCTGCACCAAAAACTTCAATAGAAGCTCAACTTAACCAAAGTGAATATCTATTATTGTTAACTTTATTTTCTAACATGGGTCAACACATGACTAAACACCAGCTTAAACTTACTGGCTGGCCTAATACCATGGTATGTGATAATTCGCTCAACATGGCAATAATGACATTGAGAAACAAACTCTACGAACTGGGTAACTTTTGGGAGATCAGTACCATCTATCGGGTCGGTTACAGTTTAAATATTCATAGCGATTACAAGCGTGTAAATATTGAAACCAACCTGTTTTTAGGTAATTCCTCCAAAGAAATCAACCCTAGTGTAACTGACTTTTTGACCTTTTGA
- a CDS encoding helix-turn-helix transcriptional regulator gives MSQTQFVDLVQKSSPNFYSLDVVTLSRWERGITTPHLKRMNELLELLGINIFDVWCHNIDSNDLKALYRKLNTNAYTDENTTSNPDVVLITASNSGIIGSYLHLIDVIFNYENNPILVSMQDNGKTRRSVIEKIINQYSGELMFVLVNGQIIGHLLSSNSRLILDYTGEDIDVNEKVDLIVSCNSTHYSSFIPTLGRFVYKYIQSTDPNKIIKMHVNNVRMFNILYSIGLGYTSVNIKGTIVKVMKLSSKEIKKNRVWMSIISKYRISKK, from the coding sequence ATGTCTCAAACTCAATTTGTTGATTTAGTTCAAAAAAGTAGCCCAAACTTTTATAGTTTAGATGTGGTAACGCTTAGTCGGTGGGAAAGGGGGATTACAACTCCTCACCTGAAGAGAATGAACGAACTACTGGAATTGCTAGGCATAAACATATTTGATGTTTGGTGCCATAACATAGATAGCAATGATTTGAAAGCTCTGTACAGGAAGTTAAATACAAATGCATATACGGACGAAAATACTACTTCCAATCCTGATGTCGTGTTAATAACCGCGAGTAACTCTGGGATTATAGGTAGTTATTTACACTTAATAGATGTCATTTTCAACTATGAAAATAATCCGATTCTAGTCTCGATGCAGGATAATGGAAAAACGAGAAGATCCGTGATTGAAAAGATAATAAATCAATATTCAGGTGAGCTAATGTTTGTTCTAGTCAATGGGCAAATAATAGGGCACCTATTGAGCTCTAACAGTAGACTAATATTAGATTATACTGGTGAGGATATTGATGTTAATGAAAAAGTAGATTTAATAGTTTCATGTAATAGCACACATTACTCATCGTTCATTCCAACTTTAGGACGATTCGTTTATAAGTATATTCAGAGTACAGATCCGAATAAGATTATTAAGATGCATGTGAATAATGTGAGAATGTTTAATATTCTATATTCTATTGGCTTGGGATATACTAGCGTCAATATAAAAGGAACTATTGTTAAAGTAATGAAATTAAGTTCAAAGGAAATAAAGAAGAACCGAGTTTGGATGTCTATAATATCAAAATATAGGATATCAAAAAAATGA
- a CDS encoding EAL domain-containing protein, whose protein sequence is MKKSILIVDGVDISREVIKKSLSPSVKNIKVRVATNAYDAMSKINAEGFDLVITDLMMPNGDGFDLIRMMANHSVKSKLVIISGLDNTIVRSAGMLAELYNLNVVASLVKPVWPDQMEKLVASCLSEKEICSEGNKEIVFDIFRDQLPIHLLYQPQVISRKNTITGFEVLPRWIDGNGSMLPLSSFLPEIDEIGKQKRFCSIVIDRFRNDYKRYFCMLDKSIRFSINIDPFLLMDGDVVNHLLSFYEQGAVEHTIVLELKEKHIKDGFQSEQATSILKLRSVGFEISIDDFGSNLANLGNIINLPINEIKIDRKMTWKFIGNTDGLKTDNDVKTLASVNNFRVVYEGIDDEKTSLALHAINDNGGCIQQGYLHGVPLTPREAVKKIEELTIVNKVIKSEALSCMVT, encoded by the coding sequence ATGAAGAAATCAATTTTAATTGTAGATGGTGTAGATATTTCACGGGAAGTTATAAAAAAATCACTGAGTCCTTCGGTTAAAAATATAAAGGTTCGCGTTGCGACGAATGCTTACGATGCAATGTCGAAAATTAATGCAGAAGGATTTGACCTAGTCATCACCGATTTGATGATGCCTAACGGTGATGGTTTCGATTTAATTAGAATGATGGCTAATCATAGCGTCAAATCTAAATTGGTCATTATTTCTGGGTTAGATAATACGATTGTTCGCTCAGCTGGCATGCTCGCTGAACTGTATAACTTGAATGTCGTGGCGTCGTTAGTAAAACCAGTTTGGCCAGATCAAATGGAAAAATTGGTAGCTAGCTGTTTGAGTGAAAAAGAAATATGTTCAGAAGGCAATAAAGAGATTGTATTTGACATATTTAGAGACCAGTTACCTATCCACCTGCTGTACCAACCACAAGTTATATCAAGAAAAAATACTATTACTGGATTTGAAGTTTTACCTCGATGGATAGACGGTAACGGTTCGATGCTTCCTCTCAGTAGTTTCTTGCCAGAAATCGATGAGATAGGAAAGCAAAAACGATTCTGTAGTATAGTGATCGATCGGTTCAGAAATGACTATAAGCGTTATTTTTGTATGTTGGATAAATCGATTCGGTTTTCTATAAATATAGATCCATTTTTATTAATGGACGGCGACGTTGTAAATCATCTATTGAGCTTCTATGAACAAGGTGCCGTTGAACATACAATAGTATTGGAATTAAAAGAAAAACACATTAAAGATGGTTTTCAAAGTGAACAGGCTACGAGTATATTGAAACTAAGATCAGTAGGCTTTGAAATATCGATAGACGATTTTGGTTCGAACTTGGCTAATCTCGGAAATATTATTAATCTACCTATTAACGAGATAAAAATTGATAGAAAAATGACTTGGAAATTCATTGGTAACACAGATGGTTTGAAAACAGATAATGACGTAAAGACCCTTGCATCAGTTAACAACTTTCGAGTCGTGTATGAAGGCATTGACGATGAAAAGACCTCTTTAGCACTTCATGCTATCAATGATAATGGTGGTTGCATACAGCAAGGTTATCTTCACGGTGTACCTCTTACGCCTAGGGAAGCGGTAAAAAAAATAGAGGAATTGACTATTGTGAATAAAGTTATCAAAAGTGAAGCTCTTTCCTGCATGGTTACATAA
- a CDS encoding Ig-like domain-containing protein, whose protein sequence is MVIFNTAHYIHPIIAVIITATLVGCGDKDPGQTSNSTTKSKQDYSITALDLFVSTGLDNTYEVDLSSKVFTDQGAGFQVTEVDVLSKTNNCQIQSITKSGFIVQASEAKVCDYRYYVQATHSIDSKPTYTNEVSTSAIGRVAISAEPDGTILTPLSATTLVDTTITFNLKEALLNVGYALGENYDLVELTLPFSMPGSVQPDPLDDRVFDYTPALGYTGVDRILYSFEDSASNLVLMGSIDIAIGYHANQGFTVEYNGTLDEVVNVNELVDIDISQFVSSDDGDDYQLVYVNVFNAIATSKDPNNTVNKVITFKANRSGYYYVSFAVSDHNGAYEMGLFRVEVVDPSQSARWDGIHLGVDYFTPPPTALDALGSSVPYTSTALDSGYEPAIEMAQYSLSSALRYCASLDGNLATPKELDALRANTNVSLDHDWPTQSPYLAYNPIDDSVLSYQMPTGPILNVVDNSAFYVTCVKQGVIEVLAQSDTEAIANGIDTAVVSVKVVLAGSPAEGVNVYAESDSNDVMFSDRALTGSDGVALFILTSLKSENVQLTVSYNGVKTFHTVQFIGDEKTAQLTSEATQNFAFYTSQAGNQITARLNDENLNPVVGYQIDFAVNPENHPDTSAPVLPIISNENTETDANGEQRVRIKWDPSYITPATDMTFSVKSSYLTTEGNPIQSIGSVTFTAPLVPICGGQLNDTNPENAKGACLKVISSDNGLWFTSSPSLAAIDLLEYEEQNTSDNEGRTYASIYNYTDNSQLGPSNGQFAKFRQDGVNVLPPNNSVDGQAGSGGQLDRWCQHLATIYFAGRERWRRPTEDELFTFASEKGDLFIEFGWPVGLFTWTSTLDEYGYSYYVVNIQEDIISANVPGANHLASCVSD, encoded by the coding sequence ATGGTTATTTTTAATACGGCACATTATATCCATCCAATAATAGCGGTCATAATAACCGCTACACTAGTTGGTTGTGGAGATAAAGATCCTGGCCAAACATCGAATAGCACTACGAAGTCTAAACAAGATTACAGCATAACGGCTTTGGATCTTTTTGTGTCGACGGGGTTAGATAACACCTATGAAGTGGATTTATCGAGTAAAGTGTTTACCGATCAAGGGGCTGGTTTCCAAGTCACAGAGGTCGACGTCTTATCCAAAACTAATAACTGCCAAATACAATCCATCACCAAATCGGGTTTTATCGTACAAGCGTCAGAGGCGAAAGTATGTGACTATCGTTACTACGTTCAAGCAACTCATTCAATAGACAGTAAACCAACCTATACCAATGAAGTATCCACATCGGCGATAGGTCGAGTCGCCATCAGCGCAGAACCAGACGGTACAATATTAACCCCTCTTAGTGCCACAACATTGGTAGACACAACCATAACATTCAATCTTAAAGAGGCACTCCTTAACGTGGGCTATGCTCTGGGTGAGAACTACGATTTGGTTGAACTCACTTTACCCTTCTCAATGCCAGGTAGTGTCCAACCAGATCCTTTAGATGATAGGGTTTTTGATTATACGCCCGCTCTCGGTTATACGGGAGTCGACCGAATACTGTACTCTTTTGAAGACTCCGCGAGCAATTTGGTTCTGATGGGAAGCATAGATATAGCGATTGGGTATCATGCTAATCAAGGTTTTACCGTCGAGTATAATGGTACATTAGATGAAGTAGTGAACGTTAATGAGCTCGTTGATATCGATATTAGTCAGTTTGTCTCTTCAGACGATGGCGATGACTATCAGTTGGTTTACGTTAATGTATTCAATGCCATTGCTACGTCAAAGGATCCTAATAATACGGTTAACAAGGTCATCACCTTTAAAGCCAATCGGTCAGGGTATTACTATGTGAGTTTTGCAGTCAGTGATCATAATGGCGCATATGAAATGGGGCTATTTCGAGTTGAAGTGGTAGACCCGAGTCAATCGGCACGCTGGGATGGAATCCACCTTGGAGTTGATTACTTTACCCCCCCACCTACTGCGTTGGATGCACTAGGTTCAAGCGTACCTTATACGAGCACTGCTCTTGATAGTGGCTATGAACCCGCTATCGAAATGGCGCAATATTCCCTATCCTCAGCCCTTCGTTATTGCGCAAGCCTAGATGGCAACCTAGCTACACCGAAAGAGCTCGACGCATTGAGAGCAAACACCAATGTGAGCCTCGACCATGACTGGCCAACTCAATCGCCTTATCTTGCGTACAATCCGATAGATGATTCCGTGTTGTCGTATCAAATGCCAACAGGCCCAATTCTTAATGTGGTGGATAATTCAGCCTTTTATGTAACGTGTGTCAAACAAGGCGTGATTGAAGTATTGGCACAATCTGACACCGAAGCAATTGCAAATGGAATCGACACAGCCGTCGTCAGTGTGAAAGTTGTATTAGCTGGTAGTCCAGCTGAAGGTGTCAATGTTTATGCTGAGTCTGATAGCAACGATGTGATGTTTAGTGACCGCGCTCTGACCGGATCTGATGGCGTTGCTTTATTTATTTTAACATCACTTAAGTCAGAAAACGTGCAACTCACCGTGAGCTATAACGGCGTCAAAACTTTTCATACGGTTCAGTTCATTGGCGATGAGAAAACCGCACAATTAACATCCGAAGCAACACAAAATTTTGCCTTTTACACTTCCCAAGCAGGAAATCAGATAACGGCAAGATTAAACGATGAAAATTTAAACCCGGTTGTTGGTTATCAAATCGATTTTGCTGTAAACCCAGAGAATCACCCTGATACCTCAGCCCCTGTGCTTCCAATAATTAGTAACGAAAACACCGAGACGGATGCCAATGGAGAGCAAAGAGTACGGATAAAGTGGGATCCCAGCTATATAACACCGGCCACCGACATGACATTCAGTGTGAAATCCTCCTATTTAACGACAGAAGGTAATCCTATACAGTCAATAGGTAGTGTTACGTTCACTGCACCTTTGGTCCCAATCTGTGGCGGTCAACTCAATGATACGAATCCTGAAAACGCTAAAGGTGCCTGTTTGAAGGTAATCAGCAGTGATAATGGACTTTGGTTTACATCGTCACCAAGTCTTGCAGCAATAGACTTGCTGGAATATGAGGAACAGAATACCAGCGATAATGAGGGAAGAACTTATGCTTCCATTTACAATTACACGGATAACTCTCAGTTAGGTCCGAGTAATGGGCAATTTGCCAAATTCCGACAAGACGGCGTTAACGTTTTACCCCCAAATAACAGTGTCGATGGTCAAGCAGGGAGTGGCGGGCAACTCGACCGTTGGTGCCAACATCTAGCAACAATATATTTTGCGGGAAGAGAGCGCTGGCGTAGACCAACAGAAGATGAATTATTTACATTTGCCAGTGAAAAAGGAGACTTATTCATAGAGTTCGGATGGCCGGTAGGCTTGTTTACTTGGACAAGTACGCTTGATGAATATGGTTATAGTTACTATGTCGTTAATATCCAAGAAGACATAATCAGTGCCAATGTCCCTGGTGCGAACCATCTTGCTTCTTGTGTCTCTGACTAA
- a CDS encoding integron integrase, with product MKSPFLTYIKEYMGARHYARKTIEAYLYWICQFIYFHHKAHPKDLGVKEVEDFLSDLVISRNLAAQSQCQALNALVFLYKHIIAEPIEVDMRFRKSSRGKKLPTVLTVKEVGALLTHVSAHHLLPVQLMYGSGLRLMECLRLRYQDIDFEYCAIRIWRGKGNKNRVVTLAKELIPPLRHQQKQVKIIWQQDRKQDDFSGVWLPDALAKKYPNANKELNWQYLFPSARQSMDPNSQSYRRHHINESSVQKAVKHASKMAKIGKNVSCHTLRHSFATHLLESGADIRTVQEQLGHTDVKTTQIYTHVIDRGASGVKSPLSNLL from the coding sequence ATGAAATCACCATTTTTAACATATATAAAGGAATACATGGGCGCTCGGCATTACGCAAGGAAGACCATTGAAGCTTATCTATATTGGATTTGCCAATTCATATATTTTCACCACAAAGCGCACCCTAAAGATCTTGGTGTAAAAGAAGTCGAAGATTTTTTATCCGATCTAGTAATATCTAGAAATTTAGCGGCTCAATCTCAGTGTCAGGCACTAAATGCGTTAGTGTTTTTATACAAACACATTATTGCTGAACCTATCGAAGTAGACATGCGATTTCGCAAATCATCGAGAGGTAAAAAATTACCAACCGTTCTTACGGTCAAAGAAGTGGGTGCCCTTCTCACGCATGTCAGTGCGCATCATTTATTGCCAGTGCAACTCATGTATGGTTCTGGCCTGCGTCTCATGGAATGCTTACGTTTGAGGTACCAAGATATCGATTTTGAATATTGCGCGATCAGAATATGGCGAGGGAAAGGGAATAAAAACCGAGTGGTCACGCTAGCCAAAGAGCTCATCCCGCCTCTTCGGCATCAACAAAAGCAGGTGAAAATAATTTGGCAACAGGATCGAAAGCAAGATGACTTTTCAGGTGTATGGCTTCCAGACGCACTGGCCAAGAAATACCCTAACGCAAATAAGGAGCTGAATTGGCAATATCTATTTCCTTCTGCAAGGCAGTCGATGGACCCTAACTCTCAGTCTTATCGTCGACACCATATTAACGAGTCGAGCGTCCAAAAAGCAGTAAAGCATGCGAGTAAAATGGCTAAAATCGGTAAAAATGTCTCTTGCCATACGTTAAGGCACTCCTTCGCAACCCATCTCTTAGAAAGTGGGGCAGACATTAGAACGGTACAAGAGCAACTGGGGCATACAGACGTCAAAACTACACAAATTTATACGCATGTTATCGATAGAGGCGCAAGCGGAGTAAAAAGTCCGCTCTCAAATTTATTGTAG
- a CDS encoding type II toxin-antitoxin system RelE/ParE family toxin: MHQSKYKLSKLAQTHLHKIKNYTVINFSEMQWNAYKDTLITGFQMLADNPSVGRSCNDLYENGVYFPIGKHTAYFTKEDGFILIVAILGQSQLPQNHLR, from the coding sequence ATGCACCAGAGTAAATATAAACTAAGTAAATTAGCACAGACTCATTTACACAAAATCAAAAATTATACCGTTATAAACTTTTCCGAGATGCAGTGGAACGCATACAAAGACACACTTATCACTGGGTTTCAGATGCTCGCTGACAATCCATCAGTAGGCAGAAGCTGCAACGATTTATATGAAAATGGGGTTTATTTCCCGATTGGTAAGCACACGGCTTACTTTACCAAGGAAGACGGCTTTATTTTGATCGTTGCAATCCTTGGACAATCGCAATTGCCACAGAATCATCTACGATAA
- a CDS encoding type II toxin-antitoxin system Phd/YefM family antitoxin has product MYTLTANDAKRNFGELLLNAQREPVKISKNNKDAVVVMSIRDYEELEAMKADYIKHCFESAKADLAQGNVVDGENFLNAL; this is encoded by the coding sequence ATGTACACATTAACAGCAAATGATGCCAAACGTAATTTCGGTGAGCTGCTGCTAAACGCTCAACGTGAGCCAGTTAAAATTAGTAAAAACAACAAAGATGCCGTTGTTGTGATGTCGATTAGAGACTATGAAGAACTTGAAGCTATGAAAGCCGATTACATCAAACATTGCTTTGAGTCCGCAAAAGCAGACTTAGCTCAAGGCAATGTAGTTGACGGTGAAAACTTCCTAAACGCGTTGTAA
- a CDS encoding GNAT family protein codes for MKVDIRPAKEDELEPLHSLVISNDEWMKFNGPYFPYSHPTLEQFESSSFQRLLAGLDLQLITVDDIPVGTVSCYWECKETRWLEAGVVIYDAQYWGKGIAALALPLWVSYLFATKEIERVGLTTWSGNPRMMSLALKLGFQQEARLRKVRYYKGEYYDSVKYGVLRSEWSERN; via the coding sequence ATGAAAGTAGATATTAGACCAGCCAAGGAAGACGAACTGGAACCTCTCCATTCTTTGGTTATTTCAAATGATGAATGGATGAAGTTCAATGGTCCTTACTTTCCATATTCTCACCCAACACTAGAACAGTTTGAAAGTTCATCATTTCAGCGTTTACTAGCGGGCTTAGACTTACAATTAATCACTGTTGACGATATTCCTGTTGGAACGGTTAGTTGCTACTGGGAATGTAAAGAAACGCGTTGGCTTGAAGCTGGTGTGGTTATTTATGATGCACAGTATTGGGGTAAGGGAATTGCTGCGCTTGCTCTACCTTTATGGGTATCATACTTGTTCGCAACTAAAGAAATCGAGAGGGTTGGTTTAACTACTTGGTCGGGTAATCCTCGAATGATGTCTTTGGCTTTGAAACTGGGTTTTCAGCAAGAAGCAAGACTTAGAAAGGTTCGTTACTACAAGGGTGAATACTATGACTCCGTCAAATATGGGGTGTTACGGTCGGAGTGGTCAGAACGCAACTAA
- a CDS encoding GNAT family N-acetyltransferase, with the protein MDFVSVDLDRNMDMCISFRRDAHIVSYGSDDAFDINSVQKWFEKLGNKADGTGFYHVFHEGKIIGQLEFESGLKNDKGELYGYIYLIYLKQNFRNQGLGIELQDFVFSRFKSDGCKYAELRYLAENSQGKRFYTKHGWQDVGQVSSRGQLSVKRLI; encoded by the coding sequence ATGGATTTTGTTTCTGTTGATTTGGATAGAAATATGGATATGTGCATTTCGTTTCGAAGAGATGCGCATATTGTTAGTTATGGTTCCGATGACGCATTTGACATAAATTCAGTCCAAAAGTGGTTCGAAAAATTAGGTAATAAAGCTGATGGGACAGGTTTTTATCACGTGTTTCATGAAGGAAAGATTATCGGTCAGTTAGAGTTCGAGAGTGGTTTAAAAAACGATAAAGGTGAGCTGTATGGATACATATATCTTATTTACCTTAAACAAAATTTCCGTAATCAAGGCTTAGGCATAGAGTTGCAAGATTTTGTGTTTTCCCGCTTTAAGTCTGACGGTTGCAAGTACGCTGAACTCAGGTACCTTGCTGAAAATTCTCAAGGTAAACGCTTTTATACTAAACACGGTTGGCAAGATGTGGGACAAGTTAGTAGTCGTGGTCAGCTAAGCGTAAAAAGATTAATCTAA
- a CDS encoding SUMF1/EgtB/PvdO family nonheme iron enzyme: protein MNNLVIVTGEKMEFIYQENNRMVLEAAGRETANTGNAYSLSIEEAKQCNKLVTTILENPSNCQALVDQQSLKFRICILNQLASLLDPRIDTLNPQMALISEGSYQLGLSIENLDLEMLEMGKIGIGKSWIEKETPRYVSNLQKFAMGKYPVTNIEYLAFLKENPEKEIPSSWLNGTFPQTRGNHPVHSINKTTAIEYCDWLSKKTGRKFSLPSEEQWEVATGNNDYKQFIWGDKFNKEYCNSLELGLINTTPVGCFTESRSSYGIYDLAGNVEEWTSALYEPYPGGEFIEDGFSQADPQHPITRGGGFNGNFDLTRCTRRHSLGSITPLGFRLCELFD from the coding sequence ATGAATAATTTAGTTATTGTAACAGGTGAAAAAATGGAATTTATTTATCAAGAAAACAATAGGATGGTACTTGAAGCCGCTGGTAGAGAAACAGCCAATACAGGAAATGCTTATTCTTTATCTATTGAAGAGGCTAAACAGTGTAATAAACTAGTAACTACAATTTTAGAAAATCCGAGCAACTGCCAAGCTCTAGTTGATCAGCAATCATTGAAGTTTAGAATTTGCATTTTAAACCAGCTAGCATCACTACTTGATCCAAGAATAGATACTCTTAACCCACAAATGGCATTGATTTCAGAAGGGAGTTACCAACTGGGATTGAGCATTGAAAATTTGGATCTAGAAATGCTTGAGATGGGGAAAATCGGTATTGGAAAGTCATGGATAGAAAAAGAAACTCCTAGATACGTTTCTAACCTTCAGAAATTTGCGATGGGAAAATATCCTGTAACTAATATAGAGTATCTTGCATTTTTGAAGGAGAACCCTGAGAAAGAAATCCCATCAAGTTGGCTGAACGGCACTTTTCCTCAAACACGAGGAAATCATCCCGTTCACAGTATTAATAAAACAACTGCTATTGAATATTGCGACTGGTTGAGTAAAAAGACAGGTAGAAAGTTTAGTTTACCAAGTGAAGAACAATGGGAAGTGGCTACGGGTAATAATGATTACAAGCAGTTTATTTGGGGAGACAAATTCAATAAAGAATACTGCAACTCATTGGAGTTAGGTTTAATAAATACAACACCTGTTGGCTGCTTTACGGAATCTCGATCTTCTTATGGCATATATGACTTAGCAGGCAATGTTGAAGAGTGGACAAGCGCGTTATATGAGCCTTATCCTGGTGGTGAGTTTATTGAAGACGGCTTTAGCCAAGCAGACCCACAACACCCAATAACAAGAGGTGGGGGGTTCAATGGAAACTTCGATTTAACGCGTTGCACTCGGAGACATTCATTAGGCTCTATTACTCCTTTAGGTTTTCGTTTGTGTGAATTATTCGATTAA